A window of Deltaproteobacteria bacterium PRO3 genomic DNA:
CCGGGTGGCTCTTCTCGAGCTCGTTCAGGATGTTCTGGATCTCCTGCAAGCCCAAGAATTCGTGGGCGTGCTTGCGCAGGATATAGGAGAGGTGAAGGATCAGGTACTCCGCGATGTCCCACATCCGGAAACCCGCCTGCACCGCCACGTCCTTGAACTCCTCGTTGATCCACGTCACGATCGACCCGTCGATCGGATGGATGGTCTCGGTGCCCTCGATGTTGAAGAGCGAGAGCTGCTCGAGCGGCTCGCCCACCAAAATGCAGCCGCGATAGACGCGGCCCTTCGCCACCGGCACCTCGTTGATGTTGATGACGTAGCTCTCCGGCTCCATGTCGACGTTCTGCCCGCGGACCTGGATGCCCGGGAAGTTGACGCCCAGTTCGTAATACAGGCCGTGGCGCAGCAGCGGGATCAGTTCGTTGATGAAGCGCCCGCCGTCCTGGCTGTCGTCGACGAAGGGGATGATCGCCTCGCCCACCTCCAGCGAGATCGGCGCCGGCATGATGAAGGGCAGGACGTCGCCGTGCTTCTCGACCGCGCGCTTGACGACCTCTTCCTTGGGGACGTCCGCGATCTCCTGCGCCTCCTCGGTCTTGCCGCGCTTCAAGTAGTAGGCGGTGGCGCCGAGAGCCGCGGAGAGAATGAGGAAGGGAATCTTCGGCAGGCCGGGAACCAGGGCCAAAACCAGCAGCAGTCCCGAGACGATCAGGATGGCCTTGGGATAGGCGGTGACCTGGCCGACGATTTCCCGGCCCAAGTTCGATTCTTTGTTTTCGGAGGCGACGCGGGTGACGACCACGCCGGCCGCGATCGAGATGACCAGGGCCGGGATCATCGAGACGAGGCCGTCGCCGATCGACAGTAATGAGTAGGTCGTGATCGCGCGCCCCATCTCCATATCGCGGATCATGACGCCGATGATGAAACCGCCGATCAAGTTAATCAGCGTGATGATGATGCCCGCAATGGCGTCGCCCTTGACGAATTTCATCGCGCCGTCCATCGCGCCGTACATCTGGGATTCGCGCTGCAGGATCTCGCGGCGCTCCATGGCCTGCTCCATGTTGATGATGCCGGCCCTGAGGTCGGCGTCGATCGACATCTGCTTTCCGGGCATGGCGTCCAGGGTGAAGCGCGCGCCGACTTCCGAGACGCGCTCGGCGCCCTTGGCGATGACGATGAAATTGACCAAGGTGATGATGAGGAAGATGACCATACCGACGACCATCGACTTCATCGAGGTACCGCCCAAGACGAAGGAACCGAAGGCCTCGATGACCTCGCCCGCATGGCCTTGCGAGAGGATCAGGCGCGTGGAGGAAATGTTCAGGGCGAGCCGAAAGATCGTGGTGATCAGGAGCAGGGTCGGGAAAGACGCGATCTTGAGGGCGTCGGAAATATACAGCGCGACTAAGAGGATCAGGATCCCGATGGTGATGTTGACCGTGAGCAAAATATCGATAAGCCAGGTCGGCAGCGGAATAATAATCATTCCGATGACTGCCACGACCAGAAGGGCCAGGACGACGTCGCTGTATTTTGCGATGATTTCGTTGAAATTGCCGAGCTTTAATTTTCCCACGTCAAGGACCTCTGTTTCGTCGAGGATCCCCGGGATCCCCGCTTAAGTACGGTATTCGGCGTTTATTTTGACATAGCCGTAGCCGAGATCACTAGTCCAAACTTTGGCCTCTCCCCGCCCCCCGTTCAGCTCGACCAAGACCCGAAAAGACTTGCTTTTCATGATCTTATGGGCCCGGGCCTCGTTGGCGACGGGGGTGGGCAGGCCGCGGCGGACCAGGGGCACCGGGCCGTAGAAAATATCGACGCGGGATGGGTCGAAGGTTTCGCCCGAATACCCGACCGCCGCGAAAACCCGGCCCCAGTTGGGGTCCTGTCCGAAGAAGGAGGTCTTCACCAGAGGCGAGCGGGCGATGCTGTAGGCGATCTTTTTCGCGGAGCGGGCGGTCTTGGCGCCTCGCACCTGCACCTCGACAACCTTGGTGGCGCCCTCCCCGTCTTGGACCATCATCCAGGCGAGGTATTGGCAGACCTCGCGCAGGGCCTTCTCGAAGGCGCGCCAGGGGGCGCTACCGGGTTTGAGGGTCGGGATACCCGAGGCGCCGCTCGCCAGCAGGACGGCGGTGTCGTTGGTCGAGGTGTCGCCGTCCACCGAGATCGCGTTGAAGGTGTCTTCCACGGCCGCGCGGAAGGTCTTGCGCATCGCCCCGGCCGGCAGGTCGAGGTCGGTGAAGACGTAAGCCAGCATGGTCGCCATGTGGGGCTCGATCATCCCGGCACCCTTGCCGAAGCCGGCAACGGTGAAGGGCCTGCCGCCGATCTTGCTGCGGACGACGTGCCACTTGGGAAAGGCGTCGGTGGTCATGATGGCACGGGCGGCGGCGGTGAAATTGTCGACCGAAAGACCCTGGACCGCCGCGGGCAGGGCCCGGCGGATCTTACCGACGTCTAACTGAATTCCGATCTTGCCGGTGGAGCTCACCAAGACCTCGTTTTTGGAAATCTTGAGGGCCTTGGCCGCTGCCGCGGCGGTGGCGAAGGCGTTTTTCAGGCCCTTGGGACCGGTGGCGGCGTTGGCGTTGCCCGAGTTGACGACGATGGCCCGCAGCTTGCCGCCTCGGATCGCCTTCTGTCCCTGTAAGACGGGGGCGGCCTTGAGTCGGTTGGTGGTGAAGACGGCGGTCGCCTTGGCGGGACGATCGGCGACGATCAGGGCCAGGTCGGGTTTCTTGGCCTGCTTGATGCCGGCAATGACGCCGGAGAATCTAAAACCGGGAATAGTGATGCTAGCGGAGTTTTTTTTCATAGGGAGCGCCCCGAAGCCGGAGAAAAGGTGTCCCTTCCGGGCCCTGCGGAACTCGCATTCAATTATAATTGACGTTTCAACCCATCAAAAAAGCAAACATAACCGATACTGCAATATCTTTCTCGACCTTAAGGTTGGCTCAGACAGTCCTCGGTCCCTCCAGGGACACCTTTTCTCCGGCCTCGGGGCGATCTATTAGAAGGATTATATACCCACGTCCTAGATCCTTGGGAAATCGAACGGACCCCCAATACCAAATTCTGCCTAAGCCCCGTGGCACTTCTTGTATTTCTTCCCGCTGCCGCAGGGACAGGGGTCGTTGCGGCCCACCTTGGGCTCGGCGCGCTGCACCGATCCGGTGGGGGGCGCGGCCGGTTGCGGGGCGGGGCGGCCCATCCCGGGCAGGACGCCGCCGGGCATCGGCCGGGGTGACGGCTGCGCGGCGGGCTGCGGGCGCGACGCCTGGGGCGCGGCGCCGGTCGGCGCGAAGGAGCGGCTCATCGTCATCGGTTGGGCACGCTGCATCGCCTGTAGCGGCATCGCCTGCTTTTCCTCGACCTGGACGCGGAACAACTTCTGCAGGACGTCGCTGGTGAAGGTCTGGAGCATCTGTTCGAAGATCGCGAAGCCCTCGCGCTTGTACTCGACGATCGGGTCCTTCTGTGCGTAGCCGCGCAGCCCGATGCCCTCGCGCAAATGGTCCATGCTCAGCAGATGGTCCTTCCAGAGGGCGTCGAGGGTCTGGAGCATCAGGACCTTCTCGACGTGGCGCATCAGCTCGACGCCGATGCGCTGCTCCTTCGCTTCGTAAAAATCCAGGGCCTGGTTGTAGACCCACTCGCCGATGGAATCGGCGCTCAGCTCTTTCTCGGCCAAGGCCTTGGGGTCGGCGTGGATGTCGAATATCTGGAAGACGCGCTCGGCCAGGCCGGCGGCGTCGAATTCTTCGTTGCGGGCGGGCGCGAACTCCTGCGAGACCTGGTCGGCGGTCAAGTCGATCATGTCCAACACTTTGTCGCGCAGGCCTTCGCCGCGCAGGATCTCCTTGCGCAGGCTGTAGACCGTCTTGCGCTGCTGGTTCATGACGTCGTCGAATTCGATCAAGTTCTTGCGGATGCTGAAGTTGTGCTCCTCAACCTTCTTCTGCGCGTTGGCGATGGCCTTGGTGATCCAGGGATGGAAGATCGGCTCGTTCTCGTCCATCTTCAGGCGGTCCATCATCCGCGAGATGCGGTCGGAGCCGAAGATGCGCATCAGGTCGTCTTCCAGCGAGATGTAGAACTGGCTCTCGCCCGGGTCGCCCTGGCGGCCGGCGCGGCCGCGCAGCTGGTTGTCGATGCGGCGGCTTTCGTGGCGCTCGGTACCCAGGATGAAGAGCCCTCCCGCCGCCCGGACCTTCTCTTTCTCTTCCTCGCAGGCCTTGCGAAACTCCGCGAGGGTCTTCGCGTACTCCTCTTCGCTCGCCTCGGGGCCAACCTTGGTGCGGGCCAAAAACTCGGGATTGCCGCCGAGCAGGATGTCGGTACCGCGGCCGGCCATGTTGGTCGAGATGGTCACCGCGCCGAAGCGGCCCGCCTGCGCGACGATCTCGGCCTCGCGCTCGTGCTGCTTGGCGTTGAGGACGTGGTGCTGGATGCCGCGGCGGCGCAGCATGCCAGCGAGGACTTCGGACTTCTCGATCGAGATGGTGCCGACCAAGACGGGCTGGCCCTTGGCGTGCAGCTCGAGGATGCGTTCGATGACCGCGTTGAACTTGATCCGCTCGTTTTTGTAGATCAGGTCCCCCTCGTCCTTGCGCCGCATCTCGCGGTTGGTCGGGATGATCATGACCTCGAGGTTGTAGATCTTGGCGAACTCGCCCGCCTCGGTGTCTGCGGTGCCCGTCATGCCCGCCAGCTTCTTGAACATGCGGAAGTAATTCTGGAAGGTGATCGTCGCCAGCGTCTGGTTTTCGTTTTCGACCTGGACGCCTTCCTTCGCCTCGACGGCCTGGTGCAGGCCGTCGCTCCAGCGCCGGCCCGGCATGAGACGGCCGGTGAACTCGTCGACGATGATGACCTCGCCGTCCTTCACGACGTAGTCGACGTCCAGCTTGAACAGGACGTGGGCCTTCAGGGCCTGGTTGACGTGGTGCAGAACCTCGATCTGGCGCGGGTCGTAGAGATTTTCGACGTTGAGCAACTTCTCGACGTGGGCGACGCCGTCCTCGGTGAGGATGGCGCTGCGCGCCTTCTCGTCGATCGTGTAGTCGGCGTCCTTCTTGAGGTTGGGAATGATCGTGTTGATGCGGTAATACTTGTCCGTGGACTCTTCGGAGGGCCCCGAGATGATCAGCGGCGTGCGCGCCTCGTCGATCAGGATGGAGTCGACCTCGTCGACGATGGCGTAGTGGAGCTCGCGCTGCACCATCTGCTCGAGGCTGAACTTCATGTTGTCGCGCAGGTAGTCGAAGCCGAATTCGTTGTTGGTGCCGTAGGTGATGTCCGCCGCATAGGCCTCGCGGCGCTGGGCGTCGTCGAGGCCGTGGACGATGATCCCGACGGACATGCCGAGGAAGTTATACAGCCGGCCCATCCAGGTGGCGTCGCGGCGGGCCAAGTAGTCGTTGACGGTGACGACGTGCACGCCCTTCCCCTCGAGGGCGTTGAGGTAGACCGGAAGCGTGGCGACGAGCGTCTTGCCTTCGCCGGTCTTCATCTCGGCGATCTTGCCGTGGTGCAGGACCATGCCGCCGATCAGCTGGACGTCGAAGTGACGCATGCCCAGCACCCGGCGCCCCGCCTCGCGGACGGTGGCGAAGACCTCGGGCAGAAGATCGTCGAGGGTCTCGCCTTTCGCGAGGCGCTCGCGAAATTTGGCCGTCTGAGCCCGCAGCGCCTCGTCGCTGAGCGCCTGCATCTCGGGTTCCAGCGCGTTGATCCGGTCGCGGATCGGATACAGCTTCTTCAATTCGCGATCGTTTTTGGTTCCGAAGACCTTTTTGGCAAGGGCCTGAAGCATGGGATCCCCTTGCTATGTGAGGCGGGGCGGAAAGTCAAATAGTCTGGGGGAAATCGGAACGGCGGTTATTGGAAGATATATTTCATCGGGTCGGTGGGAATGCCGTCGACGTGCACCTCGTAGTGCAGGTGCGGCCCGGTGGAGGAACCGGTGTTGCCGACCGCGGAGATGCGGCTGCCGCGATCGACCTTGTCGCCCTCTTTCACGAAGAGCTCGGAATTGTGCCCGTAGAGGGTGCTGATGCCGTAGCCGTGATCGATGATGACGGTGTTGCCGTAGCCGCCCTTGTAGCCGGCGTAGACGACGGTGCCCTCGGAGGGGGCGAAGACGGGACTGCCGATCGGCGAGGCGATGTCGATGCCCTTGTGCATCTTGACCGCGTCGCCCCAGGGCGAAAGACGGAAACCGAAGTTGGAGGTGACCCAACCCTGCACCGGCCACAGCGAGGGAGTGGAGGCCCAGAAGGAGATCTGGTCTTCGTTGGCCTCGTAGACCTCGTTGACCCTCTCCTCGAGGTTGACCGCGAATTCGGCCAGCTCGTCCAGCTTGAGAGTCATCTTCTCATAGAATTGCTCGTCGAATTTTCCAGCCCTCCAGTCGCGGGCCAGGTTGCGGGAAGAAAGCTTGGGCAGGTTGTTCACCCGGTTGAGAAACTCGCCCAAGTTTTCCTGCTCGGAGACCGGACCGACGCCCTTGTTGAGCTTGCCTGATTCGACGCCGATGGAGCCTTCCAGCTTTTCAGTGAATTTTTCGATGCGCTTGATCGTCCCCTCGAGGGCCCCGATCTTGGAAACCAGCTGGGCCTTCTCTTGCTCGAGCTGGGCGATGGTGCCGGCCTCGCCCTTCAGGTTTTTGGAGCGGTAATACAGGAAGCCCCAGGTCATGACCGAGGAGAAGACCAGGAAGAAGGCCAGGAGCCCCCCCAGCAGCCGGAGGCTGGTCTGGGAAAGGCTTAAGGTGCGGCTGCCGAAGCCGTCGTCGTCCAAAAGCACCAGATTGGTGGGTTTTCGGTTCAAAGGCCTTCCTCTATCCAGGTTTATTGCAGGACCACCGTATCATCGGCAGGTTTCACCGAAGGTGGTCTAAAAAATGGCTATGGCTTAAGTGGGGGGAACCGTAGCAGAGGGCTCTTTGGGGTGTCAAGGCCTTTGGGGATGTAAAAAACTAAGTAATTTCATCAACTTGTAAAATTATAACCGTGATGTTGTCGTCGCCGCCCCGGCTATTGGCCGAGTTGACCAGCTTCTCGCAGGCCTCCCGGATGTCGTATTTTTCGACCAATTCCTCGATTTCCCGGTCCTCGACGAGGTTGGAAAGGCCGTCCGAGCAGAGCAAGAGCTTGTCCCCGTGGCGGACCTCCTTGCAGACGATGTCGATATCGACCTCTTCCTGGTAGCCCACCGACCGGGTAATGATATTCTTGAGCTTATGGCCCCGGGCATCGCTGGCGGAGATCATCCCGGCCTTGACCTGTTCGCTGACCAGGCTGTGGTCCTCGGTGATCTGCTCGATCTTGCCGTCCCGGATCAGATAGGCCCGGGAGTCCCCGACGTTCGCTATATATAGTCGGGGGGAGGCGAAAAGGGCCGCCACGGCGGTGGTCCCCATGCCCCGCAGATTCTCGTCGAAGAGGGCCTGGTCGTGGATGCGGCGCCCGGCCTCTTGAATGGCGTGCTTCAGCTGGTTGCCGGGATGGGAGTCGGCCTCGTTGACCCCGCGGATCTGGGTGGCGTCGGGGTCGAAGCGGAGCGAGCGAACCACCTCTTCGACGGTGGTCACCGCCAATTTGGAGGCGTATTCCCCTCCCAAATGCCCCCCCATGCCGTCGGCCACCATATATAGGCCCATGTCGTCGTTGATCAGGTAGCTGTCTTCGTTCTGCTGCCGCTTCATGCCGACGTTGGAGATGCCGTAAGATTCGATTTTCATGGGAAATAAACCCTAATCCGATCTTCAAAAATAAGCCCAGGTCGTCCGTCCAACGTAAACGAACGCGACGATTATATGCAAGCCCCTATTTCATGGCAAATGCTCAAAACCCAGGCTAGGCGCCGCCGATCGCCATTTCTTGGACCGCCAGAGTCGGGGCCCCGACCCCGCCGTGGGTGCGGTAGCGGGAACCGACGGCCCTAAGATCGGCCAACATCTGGTGAAGGTTGCCGGCCAAGGCCAGCTTCTTGACGGCGCCGCGCTTTTCGCCGCCTTCGATCAAAAAACCCTGAATACCCACCGAGAAATCCCCCGTCACCGGGTTGGCCGCATGCACCCCGATGGCCTCGGTGACTAGGATGCCGGAGCCGATCTCGCGGAACAGGGCCTCGTCGGAGCGCTCGCCGGGCTCGAGGACGAGATTGGAATAGGAAATAAAGGGCGGACGCTGCAGGCCCCGGCGGACCAGGGAGGCATTGGCCTTCAGGCCGAGCTTCCGCGAGTAGAGGCGGTCGAGCAGGTAGTTGGAGACGACGCCCGCCTCCACCAGCGGCAAATCGCGGGAATCCTGGCCCTCGCCGTCGAAAGGACAGGAGGCGCTGCCCTCCGGCAGCAGGCCCGCGTCGCGGATGCAGAGCAGCGGTGCGTAGACCCTCTGCCCGAGCTTCCCCTCCAAAAAGCTGCGCTTCTTGAAGACCGCGTCCCCCTGGAAGGAGCCCGCCAAGACCTCGAGGAATTCCCCCGCCACCAAGGGATCGATCAAGACCGGCGCCCGACGGCTGGACGGCGTGGTGGCACCCAGATAGCTCAGGGCGAGTCGCGAGGCGGCCTCGCCGACCTTGCGCGGGTCGAGGCGCTCGAAGAAGGGCGAGCTGTCGAATTCGTAGCCGCTCTCGGCGCTCCCGTCGGCCTCGGCCACGGACATCACACCGATGCGGCAACGCGTCCGGCGGAAGGCGCGGTCGAGGCCGGCGGAATTCCGCAGCCGAACATCGAGCGTCTTTTCGTCGTAGGCGGCCGCCCGGACGTGCTTGACGCGGGGATCGACCGCCTTCGCGGCCGCCTCCAGGGCGAGGGCGAGCTCCCGCTTGCGCGCCTCCGGCACCGCGGCCAGGCCGGCGTCGAAATTGCGGAGCTCGGGTTCGGCGGTCGGAGGCGACGCCTCCGGCAGGGGTAGATCGGGCTCGGGATCCACCCAGGGCAGCGACGCGACGACGCTGGCGCAGAGGTAGTCGAGCCCCGAGTCGCTCAAGTCGGTCGAATAGCCGAAGCCCTGCCGCCCCTCCCGGAAGACCCGCAGCGCCAGCCCCTCTTCCACCGCGCCCTGCGCGGACTCGATGGCGCCGTCCTTGGCCTCGAAGCGGCGCGACTCGACCCTCTCGAAATAGGCCTCGAAGTCGGCGATGCCTTCGCGCTTCAGCTTTCGTTCCAGGTTGGAAAAAAGATCCGGACGCACGTCCGGAATGCTATCCGATCCCCGACGCCCGCGAAACGAATATTTTCAAGGTTTCGCCGGCGGCAGCGGCAGGGTGAAGAGAAATTTGGAGCCGTGCCCCGGCTCGCTGCGCGCGGTGAGGGTCCCGCCGTGGCGGAGCACGATCTTCTCGCAGAGCGCGAGGCCGATCCCGCTGCCCTCGTACTCGCTGCGGCTGTGGAGGCGGGTAAAGGGCCGGAAAATCTGCTCGAGGTATTTTTCCTCGAAGCCGATCCCGTTGTCCTCGACCGAGATCTCGCAGAATTTTTCGGAGATCGCGCGGCCGGCGACGCGGAGAACCGGCGCGCGCCTCGGATCGCGGAACTTGAGGGCGTTGCCGAGGAGATTTTGGAAGAGCTGGCGCATCTGCGAGGCGTCGGCGAAGACCCGCGGCAAGGCGCCCGTCTCGAGGCGGCCGCCGCTCTCGGCGAAGCGCAGCTCGAGGTCTTTTCGAACCTCCGCTAAAACCTGGCTCAGCTCCAACTCCTCGAAGGGCTTGGCCTGCGTCGTCACGCGGGAGAATTGGAGCAGGTCGTCGATCAATTCGCGCATCCGCTCCCCCGAGCGCTGGATCCTCCGCAGGTAGTCGAGGGCCTGCGGTTCGGCGCGGGCTCCCAGCAGCCGTTCGAGACGGTCGGCGAAGGCGATGATCAGGAGGATCGGCTCTTGAAGGTCGTGGGTCGCGACGTAGGCAAAACGCTCCAGCTCGCGGTTGGAGCGCTCCAGGGCGGCGGTCTTCTCTTGGAGGGCCTCCTCCGCCTTCCGGCGCTCTTCGGCGGCGAAGGCCAGGGAGACCATGTCGGCGATGGAGGAGGCGAAGTCCTGGTCCTCCAGCGACCAATCCCGCAGCGCGCCCACCTGCTCGTGGCAGACGATGCCGACGACCTTGCCGCCCAGGCGGATCGGCACATCCATCATCGAGAAGATCTGCTGGGGAACCAGGTAGCCCTCGGTGAACTCGCGGGTGCGCGGGTCCCGGCGCGCGTCGGAGGCCGGCAGGATGCGGCTTTCTTCGAGAGCTTGAAAGTAGGCGGGGTAGTTTTTCGCCAATAGCTTCTGCCCGCATAAGTGGCGGTTTTCGCCCTGAAGATAGACGTCCTGGCAGACGATCTCGCTGCGGTCCTCGTTGAAGAGCCAGATGCCGACGCGGGCCACCCCCAGCGTCTCGCTGTCGACCTCGGTGATGCGGCGCAGGGCGGTCTCGAGGTCGGCCGGCGGGGCCTTGGCCAGCTTGAGCAGTCCGGCCTGGTAGCGCAGGACGCGGGCGGTGCGCTCTTCGGCGGTTTCGACGAACCCGGACATATCCTTACCTCCGCCCCGACTGTAGCAAAGAAAGGGGCGCGGCCGCCAGCGCTCAAGCGGCGGCGTTTTTCAGCAGCTCGCGGGCATGCTTGAGGGCCTGCGGGGTGACCTCGACCCCGGCGAGCATGCGGGCGATCTCGCGCTCGCGATCGTCCTTCTTGAGCAGACGGATCTCGGAAAAAGTGCGGCCGTCGCGCACCGACTTCTCGACGGTGTAATGGCGGGCGGCGCGACAGGCGATCTGCGGCAGGTGGGTGACGCAAAGCACCTGGGTCTTCGCGCCCAAAGCCTCGAGCTTGCGGCCGATCAGCTCGGCGACCTTGCCGCCGACGCCGGCATCGACCTCGTCGAAGACGAAGCTGCCGATCT
This region includes:
- the secA gene encoding preprotein translocase subunit SecA; protein product: MLQALAKKVFGTKNDRELKKLYPIRDRINALEPEMQALSDEALRAQTAKFRERLAKGETLDDLLPEVFATVREAGRRVLGMRHFDVQLIGGMVLHHGKIAEMKTGEGKTLVATLPVYLNALEGKGVHVVTVNDYLARRDATWMGRLYNFLGMSVGIIVHGLDDAQRREAYAADITYGTNNEFGFDYLRDNMKFSLEQMVQRELHYAIVDEVDSILIDEARTPLIISGPSEESTDKYYRINTIIPNLKKDADYTIDEKARSAILTEDGVAHVEKLLNVENLYDPRQIEVLHHVNQALKAHVLFKLDVDYVVKDGEVIIVDEFTGRLMPGRRWSDGLHQAVEAKEGVQVENENQTLATITFQNYFRMFKKLAGMTGTADTEAGEFAKIYNLEVMIIPTNREMRRKDEGDLIYKNERIKFNAVIERILELHAKGQPVLVGTISIEKSEVLAGMLRRRGIQHHVLNAKQHEREAEIVAQAGRFGAVTISTNMAGRGTDILLGGNPEFLARTKVGPEASEEEYAKTLAEFRKACEEEKEKVRAAGGLFILGTERHESRRIDNQLRGRAGRQGDPGESQFYISLEDDLMRIFGSDRISRMMDRLKMDENEPIFHPWITKAIANAQKKVEEHNFSIRKNLIEFDDVMNQQRKTVYSLRKEILRGEGLRDKVLDMIDLTADQVSQEFAPARNEEFDAAGLAERVFQIFDIHADPKALAEKELSADSIGEWVYNQALDFYEAKEQRIGVELMRHVEKVLMLQTLDALWKDHLLSMDHLREGIGLRGYAQKDPIVEYKREGFAIFEQMLQTFTSDVLQKLFRVQVEEKQAMPLQAMQRAQPMTMSRSFAPTGAAPQASRPQPAAQPSPRPMPGGVLPGMGRPAPQPAAPPTGSVQRAEPKVGRNDPCPCGSGKKYKKCHGA
- a CDS encoding Stp1/IreP family PP2C-type Ser/Thr phosphatase, encoding MKIESYGISNVGMKRQQNEDSYLINDDMGLYMVADGMGGHLGGEYASKLAVTTVEEVVRSLRFDPDATQIRGVNEADSHPGNQLKHAIQEAGRRIHDQALFDENLRGMGTTAVAALFASPRLYIANVGDSRAYLIRDGKIEQITEDHSLVSEQVKAGMISASDARGHKLKNIITRSVGYQEEVDIDIVCKEVRHGDKLLLCSDGLSNLVEDREIEELVEKYDIREACEKLVNSANSRGGDDNITVIILQVDEIT
- a CDS encoding FHIPEP family type III secretion protein — its product is MIAKYSDVVLALLVVAVIGMIIIPLPTWLIDILLTVNITIGILILLVALYISDALKIASFPTLLLITTIFRLALNISSTRLILSQGHAGEVIEAFGSFVLGGTSMKSMVVGMVIFLIITLVNFIVIAKGAERVSEVGARFTLDAMPGKQMSIDADLRAGIINMEQAMERREILQRESQMYGAMDGAMKFVKGDAIAGIIITLINLIGGFIIGVMIRDMEMGRAITTYSLLSIGDGLVSMIPALVISIAAGVVVTRVASENKESNLGREIVGQVTAYPKAILIVSGLLLVLALVPGLPKIPFLILSAALGATAYYLKRGKTEEAQEIADVPKEEVVKRAVEKHGDVLPFIMPAPISLEVGEAIIPFVDDSQDGGRFINELIPLLRHGLYYELGVNFPGIQVRGQNVDMEPESYVININEVPVAKGRVYRGCILVGEPLEQLSLFNIEGTETIHPIDGSIVTWINEEFKDVAVQAGFRMWDIAEYLILHLSYILRKHAHEFLGLQEIQNILNELEKSHPALVKELVPKVITVLQLSEIFQRLIQEEIAIRDLKTIFSTLAQWAEVERNTLMLTEHIRAGLKRYITHKYAGHSNTMAVYLLDPEIEDMVRNAIRTTEKGNYLALEPETTQEIVEAVGKEIASHPFPPGARPPVILTTAEIRRYFRKIIELEFPQLSVLSYQELSENLRIQPIARVGLQRG
- a CDS encoding TldD/PmbA family protein; translated protein: MPDVRPDLFSNLERKLKREGIADFEAYFERVESRRFEAKDGAIESAQGAVEEGLALRVFREGRQGFGYSTDLSDSGLDYLCASVVASLPWVDPEPDLPLPEASPPTAEPELRNFDAGLAAVPEARKRELALALEAAAKAVDPRVKHVRAAAYDEKTLDVRLRNSAGLDRAFRRTRCRIGVMSVAEADGSAESGYEFDSSPFFERLDPRKVGEAASRLALSYLGATTPSSRRAPVLIDPLVAGEFLEVLAGSFQGDAVFKKRSFLEGKLGQRVYAPLLCIRDAGLLPEGSASCPFDGEGQDSRDLPLVEAGVVSNYLLDRLYSRKLGLKANASLVRRGLQRPPFISYSNLVLEPGERSDEALFREIGSGILVTEAIGVHAANPVTGDFSVGIQGFLIEGGEKRGAVKKLALAGNLHQMLADLRAVGSRYRTHGGVGAPTLAVQEMAIGGA
- a CDS encoding M23 family metallopeptidase: MNRKPTNLVLLDDDGFGSRTLSLSQTSLRLLGGLLAFFLVFSSVMTWGFLYYRSKNLKGEAGTIAQLEQEKAQLVSKIGALEGTIKRIEKFTEKLEGSIGVESGKLNKGVGPVSEQENLGEFLNRVNNLPKLSSRNLARDWRAGKFDEQFYEKMTLKLDELAEFAVNLEERVNEVYEANEDQISFWASTPSLWPVQGWVTSNFGFRLSPWGDAVKMHKGIDIASPIGSPVFAPSEGTVVYAGYKGGYGNTVIIDHGYGISTLYGHNSELFVKEGDKVDRGSRISAVGNTGSSTGPHLHYEVHVDGIPTDPMKYIFQ
- the argJ gene encoding bifunctional glutamate N-acetyltransferase/amino-acid acetyltransferase ArgJ, producing MTIPGFRFSGVIAGIKQAKKPDLALIVADRPAKATAVFTTNRLKAAPVLQGQKAIRGGKLRAIVVNSGNANAATGPKGLKNAFATAAAAAKALKISKNEVLVSSTGKIGIQLDVGKIRRALPAAVQGLSVDNFTAAARAIMTTDAFPKWHVVRSKIGGRPFTVAGFGKGAGMIEPHMATMLAYVFTDLDLPAGAMRKTFRAAVEDTFNAISVDGDTSTNDTAVLLASGASGIPTLKPGSAPWRAFEKALREVCQYLAWMMVQDGEGATKVVEVQVRGAKTARSAKKIAYSIARSPLVKTSFFGQDPNWGRVFAAVGYSGETFDPSRVDIFYGPVPLVRRGLPTPVANEARAHKIMKSKSFRVLVELNGGRGEAKVWTSDLGYGYVKINAEYRT
- a CDS encoding GAF domain-containing protein, encoding MSGFVETAEERTARVLRYQAGLLKLAKAPPADLETALRRITEVDSETLGVARVGIWLFNEDRSEIVCQDVYLQGENRHLCGQKLLAKNYPAYFQALEESRILPASDARRDPRTREFTEGYLVPQQIFSMMDVPIRLGGKVVGIVCHEQVGALRDWSLEDQDFASSIADMVSLAFAAEERRKAEEALQEKTAALERSNRELERFAYVATHDLQEPILLIIAFADRLERLLGARAEPQALDYLRRIQRSGERMRELIDDLLQFSRVTTQAKPFEELELSQVLAEVRKDLELRFAESGGRLETGALPRVFADASQMRQLFQNLLGNALKFRDPRRAPVLRVAGRAISEKFCEISVEDNGIGFEEKYLEQIFRPFTRLHSRSEYEGSGIGLALCEKIVLRHGGTLTARSEPGHGSKFLFTLPLPPAKP